In Macrobrachium rosenbergii isolate ZJJX-2024 chromosome 47, ASM4041242v1, whole genome shotgun sequence, the following are encoded in one genomic region:
- the LOC136830688 gene encoding uncharacterized protein isoform X3 encodes MPLPTNSYEECQISHCTVGPWKFYLQFKQQIESYKKLQGKLRLYFDTGKLEQGPLKIGSSVLCYIRNLKEEEYQRGLVTGEASNSEIPVYLVDKGATLKLRKDSLWELPVELLDTPICMIKCCLDGLPEVVDSEVSNAFGEVIHVHPLKCKVVKMDEGKLIKVSMQANGCDVLKMITPSFKRSQLAANCKVFVSYVCKSDDVIYVHLSRESLKLEDLQRKLQETSCSALVIEDPVVNMTCLARYEDGYWYRGIVLETGAYIKVKYVDYGNSALVSHGNVRELSLDLISKLPAQAIPCILSEVPMKAVTSALVEEFLGPIGESETYVKSIGSKKLKLESVTQEVAVVEMISEKGSLNRYLEEKLKKVVDTASSALSYTSHVIREDAARNNNPKSLPEFNPRMQTESLGSSESSNYYLNHNVQKMFMTREVTSHQVNQFGVNRHPVVEVKPGTYGQVRLSCVGRACFFVTLLEEETNIQAMREILREKCQGALKNGIEGLKVGWLVASFDDSDHLWHRGLVTGCLGKLVELTLIDSGKDIVVEKLLLQELPDTPVVLSTPAQAIKCTLSDGSLKPGRLEHMKKEVGMCFLAHFCKEEDGLWEVQLYAEKIVGDGEKRGAENSSLMLGSERSGSTLSKEEPSKRSKGETTPECSVSVSSFLQELTRSSEIDTGNSTEKSGRKLEETKWETPNRQHKSASGPIRNKSHRYHATPASDRWRDGSNNTRTYDSQWKETKTSSTSSTQSEETSFEKPVRNQEFGLFRNRKHSTTQDTPLKTKSSHATMQNVVENTSNQPSRSFGEVKNQEKKFSWKPAKEMVRDKNCNIAEENSFMKKPVPSGDSWSGNQNSQNGNTKKIPSIPLAQVMCDNVFDAVITSIEDDGSFWIQASQQIPSLDKLMKDINESNADLLKVMTAIPEIGRPCLCVYAEDERYYRAVVKEFCNTDCAIVHYVDYGNSSEVKVCDMRLIPSRFLYLPCQAIHCYFSKVLGEKSLDVLHQNLEEILTEELKVSLTSELQDEDIFVIKSLTVKDVDLLSKIQKEQMNLETGSSGNNPLVNQIKENFNGCQIPYLKINYESEITAFICHVDTDGIIWVQLTANAVVLEEVMEKLNEIGSSSNRTHSPAVPGVPCLCQYSEDERFYRAEIKETLPTEGTAVVQYVDYGNVDHVQIKNLALLPEEFTTIPRQAICCSFRKDIRNKWSQYTQTHLEAFIEQECTLTLVKGSENEGENVIVRLAVGGVDILSHIASELEIDVSVRSETAEGNINILEASVPVLSLSYNSEITAYVSHVDNDSIWIQLSDQSTDLEEMEEKLSECALSPLTHAPEINCLYACRFADDGRLYRAVVREVDDKVGVTVHYIDHGNESHAELEHLYSLSSAFLSLPRQAIQCHFNKKKEEARPVTIQSLDELLNQELVLSLTESCEEDNRNILLSCMLDGKEVFSEQEQSLSVESNEKGEKLSDHEVRFENKIGSVTSAVTPVDDATLAYPSCLPVRFNETFRACVCHVERDSIWIQHADNLEDLEEIMKKLNESPPVTLHTNPVRDSLCVSQFSIDGMYYRCIVQEIDDMLSAVIHFIDYGNSEQVPVTDLYEIPDYCRSLPRQAVQCYFKKEMKQGDVQSLLNQVLEVSVHEEVKGEENIIVLDVCSYNGMNVLSDVLEVIPGVDQEKGIEEPDGILEQDKQELKEPNSIADETVETSRNICESQKHIGDQCSVVTPRSSAGDDPDVTEIEPEPTLVESNILGDFPVHQKEESDLCSATGLEILNVQERIFPKVSLELDKSFDAVISHFEKDGSLWVQVCDYLPAFSDMMVKLNEMSFNSSEHLEEPPVVGCMYACLCIKDSKFYRASLVSVSHESHLIVVQFVDYGIEATATVDNLRTLPECYYSTPVQAVRCYFSKTIRELWSESHQRQIEKMKTGAKVNVRVSVDDSDGGQLVFEEFQYANEDVLTLLHCNMSDQEVREVNIENLESNATARSLEKPETDVFDDEDSEKGPVTVNQDESPVTPELESTSAVQDTKGDDFHVGTELPSVFNEDNVQQFASKDMETVHVGDKVDVSNSCNELRTTPVNVERYGMRLKAVICHIENEGCLWLQLLDEFPTLHDMMTKLNELVESSLEPFAEGSVSVGSMCLCTYTTDRRLYRAYVKKLIDDENLVVVRYIDYGYEESVKMEELRKVPECLENIPAQAVRCCFSKHIRENWSEYHNQLIIDIKSEVCVCVLSDDEGDGNLILQELHSEGRDIVRMMSLNLERNASLKVPFLDPLTVGIRDSAVEEIPAEEKTGSNISTELPSDSVHILPTYAEDDFHPSSTVKIEDTSIDFSLGNLKYQDEKTAAVAESGISEVTCKKLVLVPQNCIEYDITFDAVVSHIESDGSLWLQASTHLPALSSMMKMLNELDIHSLELAEHALVGSVCLCPYTEDGRLYRVVVRELHGGDCPALVRYVDYGNEDFVKRDSLWKIPEDISQSVFHLPMQAIHCYPSKNIREYSCHLGIEDKVKVSLSLSEDGVNVLNKLIVQDMDVLLKSVGSLENQDCQGSAEIPSSTGDGLQHLVSLDSGETAAQENAVEVSVYQQQQTLTNDYDADETRTVQDTIEINLSEENGDENLIEFSSSNPTEDNCVSDGEMSQIFAIEPSPIMKENDRCINEHFDIDREQIDTDLKEGLGEVGVQSPLSGDGLSKVIATKNGEYVVDFREIPAENSSGETKHSEEISGRKDYVIEENEALKGRSVRNEENIFVSTVPIEDPLLLEKSEQSELSFTEKSFDDLNLDLQNYANIHGQEHQFLLDSEEKPDDDYEIDILCTPLHKCMEMTEFECSCADKPNEEESLNEAYPDEQYLEFQAVAESLDSSHQSPKFDYDHCKQGTPSTNPVELIVEITGKTEMAEFILESEETCGILYSESPGIGIEYETDEEKNTHVIATANDMVQSPSEVTGIRLSEEPFFEHEESNCSFEKNEWEIQQQELNSFKYPDDDAIAQFIEAVGFSGEEDKSQEPSCFVEHDQYFEDEKINLKQTDDEVSGYVGEHTLVSSCMKDAESVYEQSELPCVEKSTSEEEQVTGGNISEGSDWNSADEINKMAVEVRLTSYVPDLQVSEANCDVRKAQQCAACVDGCIDKKHVELCTHNAETVDSHWMDTPSRDNAFSELQSHKTPEFLDPEPMKCLLECRLEPETSKDVLHDLQDKGKAFALQSSLVSGKEAFIMNVQAPGCLSLILKNDLGRLHNIQQCLHGSAEQLQLQELKNIRPGNHCVVESEDGETRYRATILDVEERNAKVYLVDEGKLETVPRGKLKQIPQDLLDPPCIYTCEVKPKNEQVVLSSDQIRSSIKPFIEKPLVLTAEDGKGKQKLTFQYCGKEVLEDFVCSVLTPFSQKPMVMDFPTCSGISESKIVPPVNVESVPRAKRSFDKSKSFLHIIDEEGEDSDETSVMQCYKALVVNVEENPFSLWVQKEEDFSHVTFIAKTLSSEGLEFEILQHPKKGQLCLCVLEDVKQRAKLISFDDNTALVHYIDLGKYDIVSRRELFELEEELTDIHPLASQVFLPVSIKKGMEGVSGSVIATAVLGQLCYCIDLRTQADRKIKTVVVSSGQGDLGKFLARMDLATGVSFDASVKDQISPLVNRFCQGHANEP; translated from the exons ATTAGGAACTTGAAGGAAGAGGAATACCAGAGAGGATTGGTAACAGGGGAGGCTTCTAACAGTGAAATTCCTGTTTATTTGGTTGACAAAGGAGCTACTCTGAAGTTGAGAAAAGATTCACTCTGGGAATTACCTGTGGAACTTCTAGATACTCCCATTTGTATGATTAAATGTTGTCTAGATGGACTGCCTGAAGTTGTCGACTCTGAAGTGTCAAATGCATTTGGAGAAGTTATTCACGTACACCCTCTGAAGTGCAAGGTTGTCAAAATGGACGAGGGGAAGTTGATTAAAGTGTCCATGCAAGCAAATGGCTGTGATGTGCTGAAGATGATAACACCCAGCTTCAAGAGATCACAACTTGCCGCAAATTGCAAAGTTTTCGTCTCTTATGTCTGCAAGAGTGACGATGTAATTTATGTACACTTGAGTAGGGAGTCACTTAAGTTGGAAGACTTGCAGAGGAAGCTACAAGAGACAAGTTGCTCTGCACTGGTTATTGAGGACCCAGTTGTCAATATGACTTGTTTGGCACGATATGAGGATGGATATTGGTATCGAGGGATAGTTTTGGAAACAGGAGCTTATATTAAG GTTAAGTATGTGGATTATGGGAATAGTGCACTTGTTTCCCATGGAAATGTAAGAGAGCTTAGCCTAGATCTAATTAGTAAACTACCTGCTCAAGCTATACCTTGCATCCTCAGTGAAGTACCCATGAAAGCTGTCACTTCAGCACTTGTGGAAGAG TTTTTAGGCCCAATTGGAGAGAGTGAAACATATGTAAAAAGTATCGGCAGTAAAAAGCTGAAGCTGGAAAGTGTAACTCAAGAAGTTGCTGTTGTAGAGATGATATCCGAGAAGGGTTCATTGAACAGGTATTtggaagagaaattaaagaaagtagTAGATACTGCCAGTTCAGCTTTATCATACACCAGTCATGTTATCagagaggatgcagccagaaatAATAACCCCAAGTCTTTACCAG aaTTTAATCCAAGAATGCAGACTGAAAGTCTGGGTAGTTCTGAGTCTTCCAACTACTATTTAAACCACAATGTTCAAAAAATGTTTATGACCCGGGAGGTTACATCCCACCAAGTCAACCAGTTTGGTGTAAATAGACACCCAGTAGTGGAAGTGAAGCCTGGAACATATGGTCAAGTTCGGCTGTCCTGTGTTGGCAGAGCGTGCTTCTTTGTAACGCTCTtggaagaagaaactaatatccAG GCTATGAGAGAGATCTTGAGGGAGAAATGTCAAGGAGCTTTAAAAAATGGCATAGAAGGATTAAAGGTTGGGTGGTTGGTGGCTTCCTTTGATGACAGTGATCATTTGTGGCATCGAGGCTTGGTTACTGGATGTCTTGGGAAATTGGTTGAGCTGACTTTGATAGACTCCGGTAAAGACATAGTTGTGGAAAAACTATTG CTTCAGGAATTGCCTGATACCCCAGTAGTGTTATCCACGCCTGCCCAGGCGATAAAGTGCACACTTTCGGATGGCAGCTTGAAGCCTGGTCGTCTTGAGCACATGAAGAAAGAAGTTGGAATGTGTTTTCTGGCCCACTTTTGTAAAGAGGAGGATGGGCTTTGGGAG GTGCAGTTATATGCTGAGAAAATTGTTGGTGATGGTGAAAAACGAGGTGCTGAAAATTCATCACTGATGCTCGGAAGTGAGAG ATCAGGAAGTACATTGTCGAAAGAGGAACCATCAAAACGtagcaaaggggaaacaacacCTGAATGCAGTGTTTCTGTTAGCTCATTTCTCCAAGAACTTACCAGGAGTTCCGAAATTGATACAGGCAATAGTACAGAGAAATCTGGCAGAAAATTAGAAGAGACAAAGTGGGAGACTCCAAACAGACAACATAAATCTGCATCTGGACCCATTAGAAATAAAAGTCATCGTTATCATGCAACCCCTGCTAGTGACAGGTGGCGAGATGGGTCTAATAATACCAGAACTTATGACAGTCAGTGGAAGGAGACAAAGACCTCAAGCACATCAAGTACACAGAGTGAGGAGACTTCATTTGAGAAGCCTGTGAGAAATCAGGAGTTTGGACTCTTTAGAAACAGAAAACATAGTACGACCCAGGATACACCACTGAAAACCAAGAGCTCTCATGCCACCATGCAAAATGTGGTTGAAAATACATCTAATCAGCCCAGCAGATCCTTTGGAGaagtgaaaaatcaagaaaagaagtTCAGCTGGAAGCCTGCAAAGGAAATGGTACGGGATAAAAATTGTAACATAGCTGAAGAAAACAGTTTCATGAAAAAACCTGTCCCTAGTGGTGATAGTTGGTCTGGTAACCAAAACTCACAAAATGGTAATACCAAGAAGATTCCCAGTATTCCTCTGGCCCAAGTCATGTGTGATAATGTGTTTGATGCTGTTATTACTAGTATTGAAGATGATGGATCATTTTGGATCCAAGCCTCTCAACAAATTCCTTCTCTTGACAAGTTgatgaaagatataaatgaatCTAATGCTGATTTGCTTAAAGTGATGACTGCCATACCAGAAATTGGTAGaccttgtttgtgtgtgtatgccgAAGACGAAAGGTATTATAGAGCTGTAGTGAAAGAGTTTTGCAACACAGATTGTGCTATAGTTCATTATGTAGATTATGGCAACAGCAGTGAAGTAAAAGTGTGTGACATGCGTTTGATTCCAAGTAGATTTCTTTATCTACCATGTCAAGCAATCCATTGTTATTTCAGTAAAGTCTTGGGAGAAAAGTCCTTAGATGTGCTTCATCAAAATCTTGAAGAAATTCTGACAGAAGAGCTGAAGGTATCCCTGACTTCAGAGTTGCAAGATGAAGACATTTTTGTCATAAAGAGCCTTACTGTGAAAGATGTAGATTTGTTGTCCAAAATTCAAAAAGAGCAAATGAATCTGGAAACTGGATCAAGTGGGAATAACCCACTAGTAAACCAGATCAAAGAGAATTTTAATGGCTGTCAGATtccatatttaaagataaattatgaGTCGGAAATTACAGCTTTTATATGTCATGTTGATACTGATGGAATAATTTGGGTACAGTTAACAGCCAATGCAGTAGTACTCGAAGAAGTCAtggaaaaattgaatgaaattggAAGCTCCTCTAACAGAACTCACTCTCCCGCTGTACCTGGTGTGCCATGTTTATGTCAGTACTCGGAAGATGAAAGGTTTTATAGAGCAGAAATAAAGGAAACCTTACCCACAGAAGGTACTGCTGTTGTGCAGTATGTTGATTATGGCAATGTTGACCATGTACAGATCAAGAACTTGGCTCTCCTGCCAGAAGAGTTTACTACTATCCCCAGGCAAGCCATATGCTGTAGCTTCAGGAAGGACATAAGGAACAAATGGTCTCAGTATACCCAGACTCACCTAGAGGCCTTTATAGAACAAGAGTGCACGTTGACCTTAGTTAAGGgatcagaaaatgaaggagaaaatgtGATTGTCAGATTAGCCGTTGGTGGAGTTGATATTTTGTCTCATATTGCCTCTGAATTAGAAATTGACGTCAGTGTAAGGTCAGAGACAGCGGAAGGTAATATCAACATTCTCGAGGCCTCTGTTCCTGTCTTATCATTGTCATACAACAGTGAAATTACCGCTTATGTATCTCATGTTGATAATGATTCTATCTGGATTCAGCTTTCCGATCAGTCCACAGATTTggaggagatggaggaaaaattgAGTGAGTGTGCATTATCACCACTAACGCATGCTCCTGAAATTAATTGTTTGTACGCCTGTCGCTTTGCAGATGATGGAAGGCTTTACCGGGCAGTTGTTAGGGAAGTTGATGATAAAGTTGGTGTTACTGTTCACTATATTGATCATGGTAATGAAAGCCATGCGGAGTTAGAACATTTGTATTCCTTGTCCAGTGCCTTCCTCTCCTTACCAAGGCAAGCTATACAGTGTCACTTtaacaagaaaaaggaagaagccaGGCCAGTGACAATACAATCCTTAGATGAACTGTTAAATCAAGAGTTGGTTCTGTCTCTGACAGAGAGCTGTGAAGAGGACaacagaaatattttgttaagttGCATGTTGGATGGAAAAGAAGTGTTTTCAGAACAAGAACAGTCTTTGTCTGTTGAAAGTaatgaaaaaggtgaaaaacTGAGTGACCATGAAGttagatttgaaaacaaaattggtTCTGTTACATCCGCAGTGACTCCAGTTGATGATGCTACATTGGCATATCCATCTTGTTTACCAGTTagatttaatgaaacatttagaGCTTGTGTGTGTCATGTAGAACGTGATTCAATTTGGATTCAGCATGCTGATAACCTTGAAGATTTAGAGGAGATTATGAAGAAACTGAATGAAAGTCCACCTGTAACTTTACACACTAACCCTGTTCGTGATAGTCTGTGTGTCTCGCAGTTTAGTATTGATGGAATGTATTACAGGTGCATAGTACAGGAGATAGATGATATGTTGAGTgctgttatacattttatagatTACGGTAACAGCGAGCAAGTGCCAGTAACAGATCTTTACGAGATTCCCGATTATTGTCGGAGTCTGCCTAGACAGGCAGTACAGTGCTATTTCAAAAAGGAGATGAAGCAAGGCGATGTACAGTCGTTGCTGAATCAAGTCTTGGAAGTTTCTGTACATGAGGAGGTAAAAGgtgaagaaaatattattgttctTGATGTTTGCAGCTACAATGGCATGAATGTGCTATCTGATGTCCTTGAAGTGATTCCAGGAGTTGATCAAGAAAAGGGAATTGAAGAACCAGATGGGATTTTAGAACAGGATAAACAGGAATTAAAAGAACCTAATAGTATTGCTGATGAAACTGTGGAGACTTCTAGGAACATTTGTGAGTCACAAAAGCATATTGGTGACCAATGTTCAGTCGTGACTCCAAGGTCATCAGCAGGTGATGATCCAGATGTTACAGAAATTGAACCAGAACCTACCCTAGTTGAAAGCAACATTCTTGGAGACTTTCCTGTTCATCAGAAAGAGGAGAGTGACTTATGCAGTGCAACTGGCTTGGAAATCCTCAATGTGCAGGAGAGAATATTTCCAAAAGTCTCCCTTGAATTGGATAAAAGTTTTGATGCAGTCATAAGTCATTTTGAAAAAGATGGCTCTTTGTGGGTACAGGTTTGTGATTATTTACCAGCCTTCAGTGATATGAtggtgaaattaaatgaaatgagtTTTAATTCATCAGAACACTTGGAAGAGCCTCCTGTTGTTGGGTGTATGTATGCTTGCCTATGTATTAAAGACAGTAAATTTTACAGGGCTTCATTAGTGTCAGTCAGTCATGAATCCCACCTTATAGTGGTTCAGTTTGTTGATTATGGCATTGAGGCCACAGCTACTGTTGATAACCTCCGAACATTACCAGAATGTTACTATAGTACACCTGTTCAAGCTGTTCGTTGTTACTTCAGCAAAACAATTAGGGAGCTTTGGTCAGAAAGTCACCAAAGACAGATTGAGAAGATGAAGACTGGAGCTAAAGTGAATGTTCGAGTCTCTGTGGATGACAGTGATGGTGGTCAGCTGGTGTTTGAGGAATTTCAGTATGCAAATGAAGATGTTTTAACACTGTTGCATTGTAACATGAGTGATCAAGAAGTTAGAGAAGTTAATATTGAAAATCTTGAGAGTAACGCAACAGCAAGATCACTAGAGAAACCAGAAACTGATGTttttgatgatgaagactctgaGAAAGGCCCAGTTACAGTAAACCAAGATGAGAGCCCAGTGACACCAGAGCTGGAATCTACTAGTGCCGTACAAGATACGAAGGGAGATGATTTTCATGTTGGAACAGAATTGCCTTCTGTTTTTAATGAAGATAATGTTCAGCAGTTTGCCTCGAAGGACATGGAAACTGTTCATGTAGGTGACAAAGTTGATGTCTCTAATTCATGTAATGAGTTAAGGACTACTCCCGTGAATGTAGAAAGGTATGGAATGAGATTAAAAGCAGTTATCTGTCATATTGAAAATGAGGGCTGTTTGTGGTTGCAGCTTTTGGATGAGTTCCCAACCCTCCATGATATGATgactaaattaaatgaattggtAGAGAGCTCTTTGGAGCCTTTCGCAGAGGGTTCTGTCAGTGTTGGGagtatgtgtttatgtacatacacCACAGACAGGAGGTTGTATAGGGCTTATGTAAAGAAGCTGATAGATGATGAGAATCTTGTTGTAGTCCGGTACATAGATTATGGATATGAAGAAAGTGTAAAAATGGAGGAATTGCGAAAAGTACCAGAGTGTTTAGAAAATATACCAGCACAAGCTGTTCGTTGTTGCTTCAGCAAACATATCAGAGAAAACTGGTCAGAGTATCATAACCAACTGATCATAGATATAAAgagtgaagtgtgtgtgtgtgttttgtcagaTGACGAAGGTGATGGTAATCTTATTTTACAAGAACTCCATAGTGAGGGAAGAGATATTGTAAGAATGATGAGCTTGAACTTGGAGAGAAATGCGAGTCTCAAAGTGCCCTTTTTAGACCCACTTACAGTCGGCATAAGAGACAGTGCTGTGGAAGAAATTCCAGCAGAAGAGAAAACAGGTTCAAATATATCCACAGAATTACCCAGTGATAGTGTACATATTTTGCCTACCTACGCTGAGGATGATTTTCATCCCAGTAGCACAGTAAAGATTGAAGATACTTCCATTGATTTTAGTTTAGGTAATCTGAAATACCAAGATGAGAAAACTGCAGCTGTTGCTGAGTCTGGTATCTCTGAAGTAACTTGTAAGAAGTTGGTCCTTGTACCTCAGAATTGCATTGAATATGACATAACATTTGATGCAGTTGTTAGCCATATCGAGAGTGACGGTTCATTGTGGCTGCAAGCTAGCACTCACCTGCCTGCTCTCAGTAGCATGATGAAAATGCTGAATGAATTAGATATCCATTCATTAGAACTCGCGGAACATGCTCTTGTAgggagtgtgtgtttgtgccctTACACAGAAGATGGAAGGTTATACAGGGTTGTCGTAAGAGAGTTACATGGTGGTGATTGTCCTGCTCTGGTTCGTTATGTTGATTATGGCAATGAAGACTTCGTGAAGAGGGATAGTCTTTGGAAGATTCCAGAGGACATAAGTCAGTCAGTCTTTCACCTACCCATGCAGGCTATTCATTGTTACCCCAGCAAAAATATTAGAGAGTACTCTTGTCACTTGGGCATAGAAGATAAGGTGAAAGTATCACTATCACTCTCTGAAGATGGtgttaatgttttaaataaactAATCGTTCAAGACATGGATGTATTGTTAAAGAGTGTGGGATCACTAGAAAACCAAGACTGTCAAGGCAGTGCTGAGATTCCAAGTAGTACTGGTGATGGATTGCAACATTTGGTGTCCTTGGACTCAGGAGAAACAGCTGCCCAAGAAAATGCAGTTGAAGTTTCAGTGTATCAGCAGCAGCAGACTTTGACTAATGATTATGATGCAGATGAGACTAGAACTGTACAAGACACAATCGAAATAAACCTTTCAGAagaaaatggagatgaaaatTTGATTGAGTTTTCAAGTAGTAACCCCACAGAGGATAATTGTGTATCAGATGGAGAAATGAGCCAAATTTTTGCCATTGAACCCAGTCCTATCATGAAAGAGAATGATAGATGTATAAATGAACATTTTGACATAGACAGGGAACAGATAGATACAGACTTAAAGGAAGGCTTAGGTGAAGTAGGTGTGCAATCACCCTTATCAGGAGATGGCCTTTCAAAAGTCATAGCAACCAAAAATGGTGAATATGTAGTTGATTTCAGGGAAATTCCAGCTGAGAACTCCAGTGGGGAAACAAAACATTCGGAGGAAATCTCAGGAAGAAAGGATTACGTCATTGAAGAGAATGAGGCTCTAAAGGGAAGATCtgtgagaaatgaagaaaatatatttgtctcGACAGTTCCTATTGAGGACCCATTATTGCTTGAAAAGAGTGAACAGTCTGAACTTAGTTTCACTGAAAAAAGTTTTGATGATTTGAATCTTGACTTGCAAAATTATGCCAATATTCATGGACaagaacatcagtttcttttagatagtgaagagaaaccaGATGATGATTATGAGATTGATATATTATGTACTCCACTTCATAAGTGCATGGAAATGACTGAATTTGAATGCAGTTGTGCTGACAAACCTAATGAAGAGGAGAGCCTTAATGAAGCCTATCCAGATGAACAGTATCTTGAATTCCAGGCAGTTGCAGAGTCATTGGACTCTAGCCATCAGTCGCCGAAATTTGATTACGATCATTGTAAACAGGGAACGCCTTCCACAAATCCAGTAGAACTGATTGTAGAGATCACTGGAAAAACTGAAATGGCAGAGTTCATCCTTGAGTCAGAAGAAACGTGTGGTATTTTGTATAGTGAGAGTCCAGGAATTGGGATTGAATATGAAACTGATGAGGAAAAAAATACCCATGTTATAGCTACTGCTAATGACATGGTACAGAGTCCAAGTGAAGTGACAGGAATACGATTGTCAGAAGAACCTTTTTTTGAACATGAAGAAAGTAACTGTAgttttgaaaagaatgaatggGAGATTCAGCAGCAGgaattaaattcatttaaataccCAGATGATGATGCCATTGCTCAATTTATAGAAGCTGTAGGATTCAGTGGTGAAGAGGATAAATCACAGGAACCATCATGCTTTGTAGAACATGATCAGTATTTTGaagatgagaaaataaacttGAAGCAAACAGATGACGAAGTTTCAGGTTACGTAGGTGAACATACACTAGTGAGTAGTTGCATGAAAGATGCTGAAAGTGTTTATGAACAAAGTGAATTACCGTGTGTAGAAAAGAGTACTTCAGAAGAGGAGCAGGTAACTGGGGGAAATATCTCAGAAGGTAGTGATTGGAACTCTGCTGATGAAATAAACAAGATGGCCGTTGAGGTGAGGCTAACTTCATATGTCCCTGATCTTCAAGTAAGTGAAGCAAATTGTGATGTGAGGAAGGCACAGCAGTGTGCTGCGTGTGTAGATGGATGTATTGATAAAAAGCATGTGGAACTATGCACACACAATGCAGAGACTGTAGACAGCCATTGGATGGATACACCATCAAGGGACAATGCATTTTCTGAGCTCCAGTCTCACAAAACACCTGAATTTTTGGATCCAGAACCAATGAAGTGTCTGCTGGAATGTAGATTAGAGCCAGAGACGTCTAAAGATGTGCTCCATGATCTTCAGGATAAAGGGAAAG CTTTTGCACTACAGTCAAGTCTTGTCAGTGGAAAAGAGGCTTTTATAATGAACGTACAGGCACCTGGATGTTTGTCTCTTATCTTGAAGAATGATTTAGGAAGGCTTCATAATATTCAGCAGTGTCTTCATGGAAGTGCAGAGCAGCTACAGTTACAG GAACTGAAGAATATTCGTCCTGGAAATCACTGTGTTGTAGAATCTGAAGATGGTGAAACAAGGTACCGAGCAACTATATTAGATGTTGAAGAAAGAAATGCAAAAGTGTATTTGGTTGACGAAGGGAAATTGGAAACAGTACCTCGAGGAAAG ctgaaacagaTTCCTCAAGATCTGTTAGATCCTCCTTGCATTTACACCTGTGAAGTGAAACCTAAAAATGAGCAGGTGGTGTTGAGCTCTGACCAGATTCGTTCATCCATCAAACCCTTCATTGAGAAG cCTTTGGTTTTAACTGCAgaagatggaaaagggaagcaAAAACTGACCTTCCAATATTGCGGAAAAGAAGTTCTTGAAGATTTTGTGTGCTCAGTCCTTACGCCATTTTCCCAGAAGCCCATGGTGATGGATTTTCCCACATGCAGTGGAATATCTGAATCTAAAATTGTTCCTCCAGTCAATGTGGAATCTGTACCAAGAGCTAAAAGATCTTTTGATAAATCTAAAAGTTTTCTACATATCATTGATGAGGAAGGGGAGGACAGTGATGAAACTAGTGTGATGCAGTGTTATAAAGCTCTTGTGGTTAATGTAGAAGAAAATCCATTCTCCTTGTGGGTTCAAAAGGAAGAAGATTTCAGTCATGTAACATTCATTGCAAAGACATTATCAAGTGAAGGACTTGAATTTGAAATCTTGCAGCACCCTAAGAAAGGCCAGCTTTGTCTTTGTGTTTTGGAGGATGTCAAGCAGCGTGCAAAGTTAATCTCTTTCGATGATAATACTGCACTTGTACATTACATAGACCTTGGCAAGTATGACATCGTTTCAAGACGGGAGCTCTTCGAGTTGGAGGAGGAACTTACTGACATTCATCCTTTGGCATCCCAGGTCTTTCTCCCTGTGTCCATTAAAAAAGGCATGGAAGGTGTTTCTGGCTCAGTTATAGCCACAGCAGTCCTTGGTCAGTTATGCTATTGCATTGATTTGAGAACACAGgctgacaggaaaataaaaaccgTAGTGGTGAGCAGTGGTCAAGGAGATCTGGGCAAGTTTCTAGCTAGGATGGATTTAGCTACCGGAGTTAGTTTTGATGCTTCTGTCAAAGATCAGATTAGTCCTTTGGTGAATAGGTTTTGCCAAGGACATGCTAATGAGCCATGA